The Bacillus carboniphilus DNA window AATCAAGGAAACTATCATTCTAAAAACTGATAGAGCTCCTTCAAAGTTTAGTTTTGAAGTTAAAGGACCTTTAAAGGATGACTTAACCGCTGGGGAACTTCGTCTAATGAATGCCTGGTTAAAAGATGCAGCAGGTACAGAAAGGGACGTTGACCAGTTAGTAAGGCGGGAGAATGGGAAGGTTTATGTTGATTTAGTTGCCGATGTTTCCGGATTATCCTATCCTATTGAGATTGACCCGACTGTTACAATTCAACCGGTTAATGGTAAGGACACCTATGTATATTCCGGATGGCCAGATAACAATTACGGAACGGAGCAATACCTTCGGGTCGGTACGAATGGTGATAATAACTATTACTCATTTGTGGAATTCGATTTTAGTTCTATTCCATCCGGGGCAGATGTAACAGACGCTCTTTTTTCTTTATGTCTTAGTAATGCATATAACACCATCGCCCGCTCAGTTACTGTACAGGAGGCTCTAGCTTCATGGGACGAGACTACATTGACTGCACGAGCCTTCCCCGGGGGAAACACAAGCAACGAGGTTAGTATACTTGTCACTGGAACGCCGGACGTTTACGAATCGTGGCAAGTTAAAGACATGGTTGATAGGTGGATTAAAAACGTAATACCGAATTACGGGTTCCGAATTATAGGTGAGAACGGCGGAGGAACATCAACATATAAGTATTTTTATTCATCAGAATACGCTGGTAAAGAACCTAAAATATCAGTCACTTACAACGTTCCACCAACCGCACCGACTGTAATTACACCAAACGGCGGGGAAACGTGGAATAGTTTGCATACGGTGGAGTGGGTCGAATCAATTGACAATGACGCGTCAGAACAAACAGTAGGGGTGACAAACCAAGCCAACAATCAAAGTATGACAGTTCGGACAGGCTCAGGTTATGTGAACAAAGTATCTCAACCATTCAAAACACCTAACGGCGCTAGTTGTAATCTTAAAAAAGTTTATTTGGAACTATCAACGCCATCATCTGGAACAACTATATCGTTTGATATAGGTATATATAACGTAGACAGTAACTTATTACCGACAACAGTTATTTATGAAAGTAATCATTCTTACTTTACAACTGGAACCTATGAAATAGTAGAATTTGAGTTTGGGCCAGTTCAACTTAACGCCGATACAAATTATGCGATTGTCGTCACCGCAAAAACAACATATAGCACGACGCTTTATGGTAGTTCGACAGTAACATTAGTCGATAGAATGTCCATATTTAGAAATAACACTTGGGAAAAACAAACAACAGATTTTCAAGTACAAATGGTGATGGATGTGTCGAGTTCTGACGGGATTCAGTATCAAATACAACTAACCACCGACGATGGCGCAAATTGGAAAGACATTGTGGCATTAACCACCGCCGGCGCGACAACGTATGATTATGATTTTATAAACGAACCACAATCATCGTTATGTAAAATCCGGATTCGGGCTTATGACGGAACATCCTATGGCGAGTGGGATTATTCGGATGGGGTATTCACAATACAACATAACCAAGCGCCAACAGCACCAACGAACCTATCACCTACCACAACACAGGACCGTGCGAAACAGACTCGTTATTCATGGCAGCACAATGATCCAGATAATGATGCTCAATCAAAATTTGACTTCCAATGGCGGTTACAAGGTGCTTCGACCTGGAACACGATAACTCAAGTTACATCGAATCAATATTACGACATGCCAGCCGGTACTTTGCCTCGAGGAACAATTGAATGGAGAGTCAGAACCTATGACCAGGCTGATTTATCAGGACCATATAGTACGATAGCGGTTTTCTTTGCCGGAGATAAACCGTCAAACCCGACTATTACAAATCCTACAAACGGGGCAACGGTATCAATCGCAAACCCAACTGTTCAATGGAGTAGTAGTGGCCAGACTGATTATCACCTAAAGGTTTTAGATTCCGGCAACACTTTAGTTTGGGAATCTATTAAAAACAGCACAAACAAAGCAGAGACCGTTCAATTTGACCTTCAGAATGGAGCTAGTTATAAGGTACAATTGGCCAGTAGAAATGCTGATGGTATATGGTCTGATTTTGTTTCAGTAGATGTAAATGTATCTTATACGCCTCCAGCTGTACCGGTTGTAACTCCCACCGTTGATAACAGCAAAGGGGCAATTGTATTAACTATAGATAATCCTGTTCCAAGCGGTACCGAGCCAAACGTAAGCTATAACTCTATCTTCCGTAAAAAACAAGGTGAGACAGAGTTTAAGAGAATTGCAACGAATATACCAACTGATGGAACCTTTATCGATTACACACCAGCCAGTGATCAGATTTATGAGTATAAGGTGAGAACATGGGGAGACAACGGAACATACTCCGAGAGTGTAGTAGTCTCACAATCTATTAAACTTACAGGAGTATGGTTGCATGATGTAACGGATCCAGAAGGTATTCATAACTTTAAGCTTGATGGTGGAGGACGTTCCAAAGATTGGAGTACAGATGCAGCCTACATGAAATTTGCTGGTAGACCTGACCCCGTAACAGAATTTAGCGAACATGAGGATGATGTAGTTAACGCTACAATCAAAATTATGAGGGAATCAGGAGAACACATTATCCTGGAACGCCTCTTAAAATCTAGAAATATCCTTTGTTACCGAGATGGAAGAGGACGAAGGCTATTTGGAACTGCTACACAATTCCCATTAACCGACGAATCCTGGGGTTATGCTACAGAGATTAAAGTTAGACGTACTTCTTATAGTGAGGTGGTATAGGTTATGCAACCATTAGCTAGAGGTGGATATACAGAGCAAGAAGTAAAAGATGCTCTTCATGGTAAGTATGCACCTAGACGAATCCGATTTCGTTATGATCTGCTGGACAAAGAGGATAAATTCATTAAAACCTTAGATACTGTAGAAAGTGGGGAAGTCTCAATGGCTTCCCTTGCTTCAATTAAGAGGACAGCACGATTCAAGATGAAAGATGATGGGGAGATAAATTGGTTGAGTGATAGGATTCAGCCGTTTGTAGAGTTGAAGATTCCTGAGATTAAGAGAAAGTATGACGATTATGCTTTAGAGTTTGATGGTATAAGCAACAATGTTAGAGTTCTTGATAACGCAGTGTTAAACAACCACAAAAATAAAATAACAGTCGTAGCTCGTATCAAACCAACATTGGCAGGAAATTCAACACAGATTGTTGCAGATAAGTGGAATTCAACCGCGCCGTTTGGATATACACTTCGCATTTTAAATAATAGCCAATTAAATGTTTGGATAGGTAATACAAGCCATAATAATGGGCTGACGACAAATAATGCCAACTTAGCGCCAAATGAATGGGTAACTATTGCTTTTACTTATGACGGTTCAATATTAAATATCTTTAAAAATGGAATCTTACTTGCAAGCCAAACAACTAGTGTTGGCATTGGTGGCGTAGGGGCTGATTTATATTTTGCTAAAAGAGGAGCAGGTGGAGACTATTATTATCAAGGTCAAATAGATTACGTTCATGTTTGGAATAAAAACTTGTCTCAAAAAGAATTACAAGACTATACAAATAAATACTTAAAAGGAGACGAGCCAAGTTTAGAAGGTTTATGGCGGTTCAACGAAGGTACTGGAACTATCGCATATGACAGCACTTCAAACGGAAACAATGGAACCATATACGGAGCCAAGTGGAAGAAAAATGGCAACGAGATTGAAACCATCCCATCATCATGGATTAACTTCCCATTAGGTATCTTTTTACTCAACAGCCCAACTCGTTCTGACCAAAATAATAATGTGTATCGTGATGTTGAGGCCTATGGATTAACTCAAATCCTTCGTGATGATAAGTTCTTAGAACGATACACCGTTACTGCAGGAACAAACTACCGAGATGCCGTTATCGAAATCCTAGCAAGCGCAGGCATTACTAAGCACAATATTGAAGAGACCGACAAAGTACTTCCAACCGATAAAGATTGGGCTCCTGGAGTGGAAAAACTAAAAGCGGTTAATGAGCTGTTAAGTGCCATTAACTTTAATACCATCATAGATGACCCGAATGGTTATTTCACAAGCTCCACTTATCGGAGTCCTTCCGTTCGTTCAGCAGAGTACACTTATCAGGATGATGATCTAAGCGTAACCTTTCCTGGTATGACGGAAGAATTAGACACATTCGGAGTCTTTAACAGTTGGATTGTGGTTCTTTCTGACCCGGAACGTGAGCCATTGGTATCTAAATACACGAACGATAATCCTGACAGTCCAACAAGCACTATTAGTAGAGGGAGAATTATTGTTGATGCTAGAGAAGTGGATAACATAGCTGACCAGCAAGCTCTGGATGCGTATGTTCAGCGTATTGCCTTTGAAGCGTCCCAAGTTTATGGAAAGGTTGAGTTTGATACGGCAATAATGCCTATGCACGATTACAATGACATTGTGCAGCTGAACTACTCCAAACTTGGGATTTCAGGTAAATACGCTGAAACAGGATGGACAATTCCACTGAGAGCAGGTGGGAAGATGAGACATAGCCTACGAAGGGTTGTGACTATCTAATGCTTAAACCCGATGAATTTGTGAAAATGTTTGGTAATGAAGAACCAGAAAAGATAACAAGAAATGCGAAGGTTGACCCTAACTACACTAGCGGTCGACCTTCTTTAGTTTTTGATGGAGAAACAAAACCAACGGTCAAAAAGTACACACACCTTGAGAGCTACACTCCTGCACCAAATGACCGAGTGATGGTAATTAACAACGTTATAGTCGGAAAAATAGTTTAGAAACGGATGGTGCAATTTATGACAATTGAAGTAGGGGTTTTAATATCGGTTATCTCAGTAATTACAGCAATACTAGCTTATTCCCTAAACAAATCAAAGGTCATTAGATCCGATGGCCAAGAAAGTGCGGAACTAAGGGCTGAGCTTGGTTACATTCGTAGAGGTGTAGATGATATTAAGATTGATTTAAAGGCCAATGAGAAGCAAATGCAAGCGTTAGGTGAGCGCGTTACTAGGGTGGAAGAATCATCAAAGCAAGCGCACAAACGCTTAGATGCTATTGATAAAAAGGAGGAAAATTAAATGTTTGAGATTGCTATTGTAATAGCTGTTGTGATTGCCTTAACTGAGTTTGTGAAAAAGATGGATATTATTCCTGTTAAGTTTCTACCTGCTCTCTCAGTATTACTGGGATTGATTGCAGGTCTTTTTTATGTTGATGTCGCTACTCTTCAGGAAAAAATCATGTTTGGTTTGATGATAGGTTTGTCAGCTGCAGGACTGTTTGATCAGTCTAAAATAGTCACGAAAAAATAGATGAATAGTTTTTGGCCAGAAGCTACTCCAATGTGAGTGGCTTCTTTATTTTCCTAAGAGAGGAGTGATACAAATGTGATTATATGCCGAATTGTACAGGCCACTATATAAAGATGCAGTAAAAATAATAGTAGAGGTGATTAAATTATGGTAAAAATGTTTCTTGATCCAGGACACGGTGGTACTGATCCAGGCGCAGTAGGAAATGGTCTTTATGAGAAGAATCTCACGTTGCAAATCTCAACGAGGATTCGAGATATCTTATTGAATGAGTATAATAATATCTCCATTCTAATGAGTAGAACAGGGGACCAGACAGTTTCATTAACTGAAAGAACTAACGCAGCAAATGCATGGGGAGCAGATTTCTTACTATCTGTTCATATCAATGCTGGTGGGGGGACAGGGTACGAAGACTATATTTATCCTGGTGTGAGTGCTCCAACTACGACTTACCAGGACATTATTCATGAAGAAGTAATGAAACAAGTAGATTTCTATGATCGTGGTCAGAAGCAAGCTAACTTCCATATGCTTCGGGAATCAGCAATGCCAGCACTTTTAACAGAGAATGGCTTCATTGACAATGTGAATGATGCTAATAAGCTAAAACAAGCTTCATTCATTGAAAATATTGCACGTGGGCATGCAAATGGTGTAGCAAGAGCGTTTAACTTACCTAAGAAAAGTACGGTTGTGTATCATACTGTAGTTTCAGGAGATACCGTATACTCTTTAAGTAGAACTTACGGAAGCACAATAGACCAAATAAAAGAATGGAACAACCTTGATGACAACTACACCATTTATGTTGGACAAGTTCTTAGAGTTAAGTAATAAGGAAGCATAAAAAGTATTAAAAGTGGAAATTATACTATTCCACCAAGAATCACTACAAAAAAAGCCCTTCAACCGAGAGGGGCTTTTTTACGTTGAAGCACTTGGAAAATTTTACAAATCGTAATTGAACTTACCTTAGGACAAGTCTATAATTTGATTATAGGTCTTTTTTATCAGTTTCAAAGGAGTGGTAGTTGTGTCCAAAGAACTAGATGTGATAATCCAAAAAACAATTGAAAAATATTACTTTACCGTTCGAATCTTAGGAAGCAATTCACCCAAAGCTAAAAGGCTACATCTAATTGTCAATGAACTTGTTGAAATGAAACAAAAAAATAATAAGTCTAAGTGACTTCATAATAAAATTTGCAAATTAACAGTGAAAACCCCATTATATTGAGGGCTTTAAAAAGGCAAATCATCTTTAATTATAGGTCTTGCTTTCTTCACAAGATCTGTAATATCGTTATCGTTATACGTCACTAGAAGAATTTCTGTCTTAAGATATCCAGTTTCTGATCTAATCTTATTGATCCATTCATAAGCAATAATGGCAGCTTTCCAGTCCGGGTCCTTTTTATATTCTCATTGATTAACCTGAAATGAACCTACACTCTCCGTTCTGCTACCTTCAATGTTGAGTCTAACTTTGATAGTTATAAACATATTATCCACAATACTTTCTTCTACATTTAGTTTTGCAATAAATCTCTTACTTCTTTATATTCTTCAATTGTGTGGTTAAATAACTTACTTTCTTTCAAATCATACTTCAAACTAAAGAAGACCATGTATATATTGTGCATTTCCTCGTTCATTAAGATATGTTCACCATCGGATTCAAATCCTTCTCCTAAATATTTTGAAGTGTAATCTTCTAATTTATCTATTTCCCATTGACCTACACCATTATTATTGGTCAACATTATATCATCAAATATCTCTATTAAGGTAAGTGTGTCTTCTTTAAATTGAGGATGAATTCCATCATATTTCACATAAGTTGGATATTTACCTACTAAACTTTCTGGTATAGAGTCTGCTTCCATGTATTCATGTAGTTGTTTTTTAACTTTATCGTAATTACTTTCTTCACTTGCTAGTCCCACATTTTCATCTAAAAAGAAGATTAAATCATCTATCTTTCTTACAATTCCTTTTTCAAGGTCGTTCATTTCATATGAATTTCCTGAGCCATCACTAAAACTCCCTGCTATATACTTCTTGTGGAATTTCTCGTGTAAATTTAACTCCTCTTCAGTTAGCTCTCTTTTTTCAGCCTTAGCTCCTTCAATCAATTCAACTATTTGATCAGTATCTTTTTTAAAATCATCGTGTATTAAACTAGCTTCTTTTGAGCAGCCAGCCAGGAAAAGCGTGGCAAGTATTAATAAGGCTACTTTCTTCAATTCTCTTCCTCCTTTAATTTATACAGGTCATCCAATTTTACGTTTAACAGCTTAGCAAGTTTCAGCAATTGTGGTACAGATGGATATGTTTTACCCGTACTCCAATTCGATAGTGTATTCTGAGATATTTCGAATATCTCACATATTTCTTTTCGTGAGTATCGAGATTGTTTGATATAGACCCCAATTAAACAAATGACCATGTTTATCACCCATTATATGTATTCAATACAAATATTTTTAATCCTTTCATAAATATTTTGGGAAAATCACAATATTTTTTGTAAGGACAGGCAACTTTCTAGGTGTTAGACCATAAACTCTATATCACAACTAAGAAAAGAGGTGATTCTTATGGAGGTGATCTCATTCCAGGACTTCATGAAAGGTTCTACAATTCAAGCTTTCATTTCCCCTGACCCTAATATATTTGAATGGGTTGACGTTGGATTTAACGCAACCTTAGTCTCTGCAGGAGTAATACTTACACTTGTTCTTTTAGAAAAGGCAGGTGTTTCTATTGATGACACTATAATTCGTTGGGTTATGCGTGCTTCTATTCCAATAGCTATTCTTTGGTTTATCTTCAAGCATAGCCTTATACATCATATCTTGGTGGGATGGTGAACTAGTATATGGGACAGTAGTTCCCATTATTAGAAATAACAAGTATATGAGCTTGTACAAAGTTATTCGTTCGTTATGAAACATCTTTAGGTTTTTCAACCTAAAGTCACCTTTTCGCCATTTCCTTCGTCAATGGACTTAAAGCTGAGGGGAGAGATAGATTTGGATTTTTACAAACGCTTGAATGAAAACAATCCCTTTTTACACAGTTCTGGTTACTTAAACGAATTGCTAAAAGCAACACACGACCAAGAGGATGTTTTTGAAATTATGACACATATCGAAAGGCATGATGCTGATGAAGTTTATAGCTATGCCGAAGTTCTTTACGAATGCCATAAAAAGCTTGAAAGTATTGAAAGAAAAAAGAAATGGTTTCAGAACAGGAACGAGGACATTATGGAGATTGTGAAGGATAAGCAGGAAAAGGAAGAGGAATTATTGTTAGTTTGGCATCCGAACTTAATTTCGTTCCAAGCAGCAAAAATGAGAAGGAGGAATTCTTGAATGATTGAATGGGTGATACCTTTAGCAGTAGGAGCAACGGCTTTTATTAAAACAAGTAAATCCGAAAAGAAAAAGATTGAGCATATCATGAAAAACGTGGGGTATGGAGTTAAAAAGAAGGACGAAATTTTGTACCCTAAATTCAAGGTCAAAGAAAGCCTTTTCGATGGAGATAAGCATGTAGGTGAAAAATACTGTTATACGGTTCCGCTTGGATTACCTGCAACCAAATTAGCTGAAATGGAGAAGAGTGTTAAGTTGTTCAGTGATGGTTTAAAGAGGCCAGTTGAAGTTTCATACCAAGAGGGATTACTCCAAATTTCAGTCTACAACAGCGTTCTTCCAACAATGTACCCTTATAGTACCTTACCTCCTAAAAACGATGAATGGACTGTACCTATGGGGATTCGATTCGATGGACTCATTTGGCACAACTTCGACTACGTTCCTCATATGACTGTTGCTGGAGTAACTAGATTTGGAAAATCTGTTCTTTTAAAAGTGATTATGACCTATCTCATAGAAAATCATCCAGATGATGTAGAGTTTTATATTATTGACTTAAAGGGTGGATTAGAGTTTGGACCTTATGAGAATTTAAACCAAGTAAGAGGAGTTGGTTCCAATGAAGAGGAAGCAGCTATCTTATTAGATGAAGTTCATGAAAGAATGCAAAGGATGTATAAATACTTTCGACACAATAATTGGTCAAACGTCGTAAACACACCCGAACAAAAGAGAATCTTTGTAATTGTTGATGAAGCAGCTCAACTTACCCCAGAAAAATGGATGTCGAAGGAACATAAAAAACTATTAAGTATGTGCCAATACTATCTTGGAGAAATTGCTCGTATTGGTGGAGCTTTAGGGTTTCGAGAAATATTCTGTACTCAATATCCAACAGCAGACACACTCCCACGCCAAATAAAACAAAATGCAGATGCAAAAGTAACATTTAGACTCCCAACTGGATATGCCTCTTCAGTAGCTATAGACGACACAGGAGCCGAAGAACTACCTAGCGACATAAAAGGTCGTGCATTATTTAAAACCCATGAACTAAAAGAAATGCAAGTTCCTTTTATTAGTGATAAAGAAATGAGAGCGAGACTAAAGAACTGGGAGGTACGGAAAGATGGTACTAACCCAAGCACAAGTAAAGAGAAACAGACAAGAGAGGATTCTTTATACTTTAGATAGGCTTGGTTTTGCTACTACTAGTCAGCTTCAAGAAATTCATAAACTTGGCCAAAAAAGAAATACATTGCGGATCATCAAAGAAATGGAATCCTATCTTCATAAAAAATCCCATCCTGAAAGATATGGAGAAAATGTTTATTATCTTAACCCACTTGGGAGAGAAGTAATAGGTACGTCTAAAGAGAGGAAGTGGAACGCTGAAATTGTTGAGCATTATCTTATGCGTAATGATTTCTTTATTTACTTAGGATGCCCTCAGAATTTTGAAATTGAGCGGGAGATAGTAATGAAACTAAAAGAAGGGAACACCCACCGAGAAGAAATCATTCGTTGTGATGCTTTGTATAAAAAAGAGGAAGTGATGTATTTTTTAGAAGTAGATCGAACTCAATCAATGTCTGAGAATAAGAAGAAAATAGAGAGATACAAAAAAGCATCTGATATCATTAAAAAGAAATTTTCCAATTCTCCAGTAATTGTTTTTTACACTGGGAGCAAAATAAGGAAGATTAACATTGAAAAAAATCTAGAAAAAACAGGTCTGAAATATGAAATTTATTCTAGAGAAGAAATATAGTATCCACACTTTATCCTCAGTATTATCACTTTTCGTGCTAACCAAATTGCTAACCAAATTGCTAACGGAATTGCTAACACTAAACGGAAAGAATAGTATGAAAAATAGAAATTTTAATTTAGGGGTTGCATACTTGTTAGGTTCCTGTATATAATAAAACTCGTCACTGCGACTGACACCGAAATGGTAAGGAAGAGGTCACCGGTTCGAGCCCGGTTGGAAGCTTTCCTATTTTACGACATTGGCCCGTTGGTCAAGTGGTTAAGACACCGCCCTTTCACGGCGGTAACACGGGTTCGAATCCCGTACGGGTCACCACTTATATTATAAAATAATAGTTTTATGGAGGATTAGCTCAGCTGGGAGAGCACTTGCCTTACAAGCAAGGGGTCGGCGGTTCGATCCCGTCATCCTCCACCATCTCTTTTGGAGGGGTAGCGAAGTGGCTAAACGCGGCGGACTGTAAATCCGCTCCCTCAGGGTTCGGCGGTTCGAATCCGTCCCCCTCCACCATTTTCTTTTTAAGAAACACATAATTTCTTAAATGAAGTACATACTAATTATTGTAATATTGGGCTATAGCCAAGCGGTAAGGCAACGGACTTTGACTCCGTCATGCGTAGGTTCGAATCCTGCTAGCCCAGCCAAGAGCCATTAGCTCAGTCGGTAGAGCATCTGACTTTTAATCAGAGGGTCGAAGGTTCGAGTCCTTCATGGCTCATAATTGACCTTGATACAAAATTGTGTCAAGGTCCCTTTTCATATTAAGTGGGGCCTTAGCTCAGCTGGGAGAGCGCCTGCTTTGCACGCAGGAGGTCAGCGGTTCGATCCCGCTAGGCTCCACCATACATACAATTGTGTCTTCTACCTTATACTCTTGAGAGTATGAGGTTTTTTTGTGTTATTTGGGTTTGATGTAGGTAGTTGATTTGCGTTGATTCTTTGGCAGTAGGTTCATCCCAATGAGTAATCTTCTAGCAATAAACCTTGAGGACAGCCGTAACAAAGTTTGACACTCTTTAACTGAGATGGAAGGGAAAATGGACAGGTAACTGTTTATTATATGAATGTGAGCATTTTTGGAATGAAAGAGGCATCGATTACAGAACCATGTAGAGGATTGTCTTTTTAAGATATCCTGATTGCAGTTAGGACAAGTAATTCCATTCATTAAGTCTGACTTTTGAAGATTATAAAATTCCATAGCATCAAAAGGAGCCGGGGTGTGTTGTTCCTTAATTAAGCTCAATAGTTTCTTCCTGATATAAGGAGTGACAATTTCTTTAGTGTGGTTAACTGACAGTGCGTCTATTTTATTTGGAATTTGTTCAGCATGGTAAACATATTTGAAAATAGAAGATGGGCCATGCAAGATGGTTTCTGGAGAACGGATGGAGACTAAGTGGTAACAAGGGATTTCTTTTTGAAAGTGATTATTAAACCATTGTTGGAATTGAACTTTTTGTCGTTGTGCTTGGAGTATCGGGTTTGGTATTCCACCTGTAAAATATTCGGATTTGCGGGTTACTTGGCCTGAAATAGAATCAAAATGTAGTTCACCATACATACTTTTTGATTCAATTATTATGGCGAACTTAGAACTAATAATTAATGTATCCACTTGGAAATACTGTTTAACATCGTTTAAAAGCCTTACACCAGGAATGATGTAATAATGGTTTGGTATAAAGTTTAAATGGTAGTCCAGTTCTAATTCTCCTTTATAACCGGCATTATTTTTTTTGTAATTCACCTCAATTTCTTTGTATTTTTCATGGTTCTTTGGAATGAGGGTTAACAACGCCTTTTCCATAGTAAGCTGGAGTGGTTCTTCTCCACTTTTTGTGAACATTAAAGCCCACCATTATTATAGAAAATAAAAAACCTGTTTAAAAGTTGTGAATCTAATTAGGTGAGTGCGAAAAAATGGATTTAAGTGCGGAAATCGTTAATTGAGTGCGGAAAACAGATTTTGAGTGCGAAAAGTAACTTTTGGGTGCGAATATCAATTTGAGTGCGAAAAGTAACTTTTGAGTGCGATAAAATCAGAGTTGAGTGCGACAAAATAAATTTTAGTGCGCCACCTTTCCTTTTATAAAGAGCCAGCCGTCCTGTTCAAGCCAGCCTCCCCTTTTAGGGGGAGCTGTA harbors:
- a CDS encoding nuclease-related domain-containing protein codes for the protein MFTKSGEEPLQLTMEKALLTLIPKNHEKYKEIEVNYKKNNAGYKGELELDYHLNFIPNHYYIIPGVRLLNDVKQYFQVDTLIISSKFAIIIESKSMYGELHFDSISGQVTRKSEYFTGGIPNPILQAQRQKVQFQQWFNNHFQKEIPCYHLVSIRSPETILHGPSSIFKYVYHAEQIPNKIDALSVNHTKEIVTPYIRKKLLSLIKEQHTPAPFDAMEFYNLQKSDLMNGITCPNCNQDILKRQSSTWFCNRCLFHSKNAHIHIINSYLSIFPSISVKECQTLLRLSSRFIARRLLIGMNLLPKNQRKSTTYIKPK